The nucleotide window CTCGCCGCGTCGAAGCGGTCACCGAGGCGCTGCGGGCGGGCGGCCACCGGTCGCCGCTGCTGCTGGCCGCCCTCGACGGCGGGGGCCACCTGAGCATCAACAACCCGCTGGAAGGACCCGGAAACCCCCTGGCGCCACCGCTTTCGTGGGCGCACATCGGACCTGAGTCGGTGCGCGCCGACGTCCTCCTCGGCGCGGCACACGAAGGCCCACCCGGCCGCGTGCACGGCGGCTGGGTGGCCGCCGTACTGGACCACGTGCTCGGCCGCGCGACCGCGGCGGCCGGCTTCCCGGGAATGACGGCGTCCCTGACGGTCGATTACCACCACGGGACGCCGTACGCGGTGCCGCTCACCGCGGAAGGCCGGCTCGTCCGCCGCGACGGCCGGAAACTCCACGCCACCGGCGAACTCAAGGCGGGCGACGTCGTCTGCGCCACGGCGACGGCGATCCTCGTCCACTTCAGCGCCGACCAATTCCCCGTGGCGACCCGCGCCATGCCGTCCACTGTGGACTAACCGATCGAGTGATGATGTTCGAACGCTTGTTCGGGTAGCGTGGCAGCATGACCGAAACCGAGCAGACAACCACAGCCCAGCACCGAGCGGGAGCGCCTAGGACACGACCGTCGTGTGCCGGGGTGCTTCCGAACTCGACGTCGCCATCAGGACGGCGCAGATCGGCACGGCCATCGCCAGCGCAGCCAGGACGAACACGGGGAACAGGAAGGAGAACACCTCCGTGCCGGACGGGTCCGGCGCTTCCGCGTCCAGGTGCACGCGGACCGCCGCCATGCCCGTGTAGTGCATGCCGGTCACGGCCGCGCCCATCACCAGGCCCGCCGCCAGCCGGGGCAGGAGCTTGTCCAGGCCGACCGTGAACCACAGGGCCGCGGTCGCGGCGACGACAGCGATGACCACCGACAGCACCACCAATGTCGGGTCGTAGCCGATCGTGCCCTTGACCTGCACCGCCCACATGCCCGTGTAGTGCATGACGGCCACCGCGAGCCCGGTCAGCAGGCCGCCGAGCAGCAGCCGCTTCCATGCGAACCGGTTGCGGACACCGAACACCAGCAACCCGCAGAACACCGCCACCACGGAAAGGATCGCCGACAGCGCAGTGCGGAGGATGTCGTAGCGCACCGGCAGGCCGGGCGTGGAAAACCCGAGCATCGCGATGAAGTGCATGACCCAGATACCGACACCGCCGATGGACACCGCCGCGAGCACCAGCCAGGTCAGCCGGGCGCGCGGGCTGTCGGTCGACCGCGCCTGCAGCGTGCAGGCGAGGCCGAGGGCGCAGCCCACCACCGAGGTGAGATAGGCGAGCACGACGAGCCAGTTGCCCATCGCGAAGTCTTCGTGGTTCATGGGCATTTGTCCGGCTCCTTCAGGCTTTCCGTGATCTGGGCGCGTGGTGCTCCGCGAGCGCGTGCTCGGCTGCGGCGATGAGGGTCCGCTTCGTCGACTCCGGTGAGCGCGCGTCACACGTGACAACCTCCACCGCGGCCGGGATCTTGAGGGCCTCGCGCACCTGCTCGGGCCCGTGCTGACGGGTGTCCTGGAACTGGTTGATGGCAACCAGGAAAGGCAGGCCGCGCGACTCGAAGAAGTCGATCGAAGCGAAGGAGTCCGCCAGCCGGCGCGTGTCCACCAGGACGATCGCCGCCACCGCACCGCAGACGAGGTCGTCCCACATGAACCAGAACCGGTGCTGGCCCGGCGTGCCGAAGACGTAGAGCACCAGGTCTTCGGCCAGGGTGAGCCTGCCGAAGTCCATCGCGACCGTGGTGGCGAACTTCCCCGGCACCGCTTCGGTCCGGTCGACGCCGACGGCGGCCGAGGTCATCAGCGCCTCGGTCCGCAACGGGTCGATCTCCGAGACGGCACCGACGAACGTCGTCTTGCCGGCCCCGAACCCCCCGGCCACGACGATCTTCGCCGACGTGATCCGGTTCGTGGAGGCACCGTTTTGGGAGGCACTGGTTTGGGAGGCACTGTTATTGGCAGCACTGGTTTCGACAACGCGGCTTTCCGCCGCACCGTCAGAGCGCACGTAGTCCACTGAGGACCCTTTCGAGCAGGTCGTTCCGTTCGTCCCAGGAGGCGTCCGCGGTGAGCGTGTCGCGGATCGACACCTGGCCGGCGATGAGCAGGTCGCCGATGAGCACCCTGGCCACACCGAGGGGCACGCCCAGGTGGGCGCCGACCTCGGCGACCGATCGCTGGTGCAGGCACAGCTGCGTGATCACCGCCAGGGGGTTGGTCGGGCTGTACGGCGCCGTGCGGCCCTCCGCCGTCGTCTCCACGAGGGCTTCCACCGCCAGGTCGACCGTCGGCCGGGTGCGACCGGCGGTCCACGCGTACGGGCGGGCCAGCGACGCCGCGTGCCGCCCGCCCTCGCGTCGCCGGCCTTCCGTCACCGGGCCGCCCCCGGGGCGGCCGCGGGCCGAGCCGGTGTCTCGACCACCTTCCCGACCCGGTCCACCAGCAACGTCATCTCGTAGCCCACCAGTCCGATGTCGCAACCCGGGTTGGCCAGCACCACCAGGTTCGAGCCGTCGCCGACGTTCATCAGCAGCAGGAAGCCCTGCTCCATCTCGATCACCGACTGCACCACCCGCCCCGCGGTGAACAGGTCGGCGGTGCCGAGGGCGAGGCTGGAGAGGCCGGAGGCGATCGCCGACAACTGGTCGGCGCGGTCACGCGGCAGGGTTTCGTTCGCGGCCACGAGCAGCCCGTCCGCCGAGACGAGCGCGGCGTGCGCGACGCCGGGAACCTCCTGGGTGAACGCCGAAACCAGCCAGTTCCGGGACCTTTCGGCCACTTCCGTTCCTTCCTGCCGGGTGATCATCGCTGCTCCGCCTCCGGCTCGCCCGCGACCCGGTGCCGGGCCGCGCGCATGCCGCTGTAGTGCCGGGAAAGGTTGTTCCGCACCGCGGCCGGGTCGCGGAACGACGTGTCCGGCGGCTGCTGCGGACGCGGGGTGACCGAGCCGGGCGCCAGCTGCGCACCCGGTGTCCGGGCCGGCAGCCCCGAATCGGTGAACTCGATGTCGGCCAGGTCGTCGAGGGTGCCGACGGCGGCTTCCGCGGCCTGGCGGACCTGGTCGGCCGGGGTCGCCCAGCCGCCGGGCCGGGCCGGGGTCGCCGGGGCTTCGGCGAACCAGTGCGACAGCATCTGGTCGAAGATCGGCGTCGGCGGGTCCGCCACCGGGGGCGGTTCTTCGGCAGGCCACCGCGGTTCGAGCTCGTGCCGGGCGGTGCCGTTCGAGCTGCCGTTGACAGCGCCGTTGACCACAGCGCCGTTGGCCGAGCCGGTGAACGAGGCGCCGTTGACCACAGCGCCATTGACCACAGCACCGTTGACCACAGCGCCGTTGACGCCCGGCGTGGGCGGGGCGGTCCGGGGCGGCAGGTCGACCAGGATCAGCACCCCGGGCACGTGCACGCTGGCCGTGATGCCGGCGCTCGCCGTGCGCGTGGTCGTCGGCCGCAGGCGGACGGTGATCCCGTGCGACGCCGCCAGCCTGCTCACCACGAACAGGCCCATCCGGCGGGTGGTCTCCGGGCTGACCGAGGCCCCCGCGGCCAGCCGGGCGTTCGCCGCGTCGAGGTCTTCGCGGGTCATGCCGAGCCCGACGTCGACGACCTCGATGAGCAGGCCGCCGTCGAAGCCGCGGTCGGCGGTGAGCACGACCTGCTCGTCCGGCGGGGACGACCGGATGGCGTTCTCCAGCAGCTCGGCGAGGATGTGCACGACGTCCGCGGCGGCTTCGGCCTGCACCGACCCGCGGGGCGCGTTGCCGAGCGAGACGCGCTGGTAGTCCTTGACCTCCGACGTCGCGGCCCGCAGCAGCTCGACCGTCGCGACCGGGCCGACGTCGCGGCGAACCGGCCGGCCACCGGCGAGGACCTGGAGGTTCTCGCCGTTGCGCCGCAGCCGGGTGGCGATGTGGTCGATCTGGAACAGCTCGGCCAGCCGCTGCGGGTCCTGCTCGTCGGCTTCGAGGTCCTCGATCACCGACAGCTGCAGCTCCACCAGCGACTGGCTGCGCCGGGACAGCGTCATGAACATCTCGCTGACCTGGATCCGCATCTCGGCCTGCTCGCCGACGGCCAGGCGCACCGCCTGCCGGTGCATGTCGTCGAAGGCGCGCGCGAGCTGCCCGATCTCCTCCTCGGAGTCGACCGGGATCGGCGCGGTCGTCCGCCAGTCGACGTCATCGCCCTCGCGGATGCGTTCGATCGTGTCGGGCAGCCGGCGGCGCGCGGTGTCGAGCGCGGCCGCGTGCAGCCGCCGGATCGGGGCGACCACCGACCGGGCCACGGCGAGGGCGATGGCGAGGGCGCCGAGGAGCGCGGCGAGCACCAGGGCGGCGTCGCGCAGCGCGTCGGAGCGGGCGGTGTTGGTCTGCGCGCCCACGGCGTCCGAAAGCGTTTTCACCTGCTCGGCGAGGATGGTGCCGAGCATCGCGCGCTTCGCCTCGGCGCCCCCGGCACCGGGACTGGTGGCCGCGGCGAACCGGGCGGCCGCGGCGCCGGCGGGCAGGGCGCGCCGGATCTGTCCGGTGAGCACGGTTTCCTCCGCCGCGGCCCGTTCGGCGGCCCCCGCCGAAGCGTCGTCGGGACGGCCGGCCAATGCTTCTTGACCGGCGAGGCTGGTCCTCAGCTGGACCAGGGATTCGGCAGCGGCGGCCAAAGCGTCGAGATCACCATTCCCGGCCTGCTCGACGACCCCGTCGATCACTTCGCTCAGCCCGACGGTGAAGTCGTGGTACGCGGCGGTTTTCACGGGTGGCGAACCGGTCTGCTGCCGCAGGTCGGCCAATTTACCCAGCTGATCTTCCAATGACCGCGACAGCTCCGCGTTGAGCTGGGAAAATGCGGCGTCGTGGCGGACGGCGGCGGCTTTCTCGTCGACCGCTTCGGTCTGGGCGGCTCCGCCGCCGTGGATCATCTCGTCGTCGGCCAGTCCGGCGAGTTCGGAAATCCCTTGCACGACCGGCATTTGGTCGCGGACCGCGCTGAGCCCGCCCGCACGGGCGAGCTCGGCCTGCACCCGGCCACCCGCCAGCAGCAGGGCGACCAGGACGGGCAGCAACAGCACGACGGAGATCTTGGTGCGCAGCCGCCAGCTACCGGGATTCCAGGAGGCGATGGAACGGCGCGACAGGGGTTCGTCTTCTTTCATCGGTGGCGTGGCTCGATTCGTACCGGTGGCCCGAGAACCATTTCCGTTCTTTTTCCGCGGAATTCAGCCGACGACGTAACTCCGGCGACCGTGGTGCTGTCAAGGAATGCCGGTCGTTTCCCCCGTACGCACCAAGGACTCCCCCTTACGCACCAATGACACAGCGTGAAGCGCCACGGCATGGCTTTTTACCCTTGCGGAGGGTGAAGGCTTCTCGCAAGGCCGTGCGGAATTGCGACCCGGGTGCGTGAATTTCCGGCGGCCGCGCGACCCCCGTCGGCGGCCCCCGCGGCGCCCGTTACCCTCGGCCGGAAAGGGGGTGCGCACGGCGGATGTTGAAAGTTCACTTCACGGAAGCGGACCTGGCGAAGATCACCATCGCCGAGGACGCCGACCCGATGTGGGAGCTGCTGATGAGCAGCTACCGCATCCGGCGGCCGGAGGGTGAGCCGTTCTTCGGCCGCTGGCGGCGGGGGTCGCGTTCGGCGGTCCCCCAGTCCGGCCGGCTGCTGATGTCCGCCGTCCCGCCCTACGGCTACTGCCCGGACTTCCTCACCCCGGCCGGCGCCCGCACCATCGGCGAGGGCGTCTCGGCGGTGCTCGAAACACCGGCCGACTCGCTGGCCGGCGACGTCGCCGAGCTGACGGCACAGGGCACCCACGTCCCGGCGTGGCTGCGCCGCGTCGGCGACGGCGAGCCCGCCGAGCTGCGGCGGCTGGGCACGGCCCTGCACGACTACTACCGCCAGTGCGTCGCCCCCGACTGGCCTGCGGTCCGCCGCGCGGTCGCCCGCGACCGCCACCGGCTGCAGGCCAACCTGGACCGGGGCGGGCCGCAGCTGCTGCTCTCGACGTTGCACCCGGACGTGACGTGGTCCCCGCCGGTGCTGCGGGTGCGCTTCCCGATCGAGCAGGAGCTGCACCTCAAGGGCCGCGGGCTGCGGCTGATCCCGGCCTTCTTCGCCCACGGCATGCCGACGACGTTCAAGGACCCGGCCCGCCCGCCCGCGCTGGTCTATTCGATCAGCCACCCGCGGTTCGACAGCGACGCGGAGCCGGGCCCGTCACTGGCGGCGCTGCTCGGCCACACCCGGGCCCGGGTGCTGGTGACGATCGCGACGACCCGGTGCAACACCAGCGAGCTGGCGGAGCTGACGGGCATCTCCCCGGCCACGGCGAGCCAGCACGCGTCGGTGCTGCGGGCCAGCGGGCTGATCAGCAGCAACCGGTCGGGCAAGTCGCAGATCCACGAGATCACCCCGCTCGGCCTGGGGATCATCCGGGCGAGCTGACCGAGGTGGGGCGGTGGGCGACCGCCCGGCTCGTGCGCGGCGCTCCGAGGTCGTGTTAGCCTGTCGCCGTGCTGCGCCCGACGTTGTCCTCGCGACTCGTAACCCGGCGCGCCGGCTGAACCCAGGTCGCCGGCGCGCTGCGTCGACGACCGCATTTTTCCGGGACCTGGCCCCGATCTCGTTCCTTCCACACAGGAGATCAGCCATGTCCACTTCCTTCGCCGTTCCCGCACCCCGCTCCGCCATGCTGCTGCGCCGCCGGATCGCCACCTACTTCGTCGGCGGGGCCGAAGAGGTCCCCGCGCTCGTCGGTGCCCTCGGCGGCCGGCCCGTCCACGAGCTGTCCGTCGACGTCAAGGACGGCGTCCGCGAGAGCAGCATGGTCTGCGCCGTCCTGCTGGCCGCCGACGAGACCGGTCCCCTGCTCGACCGGCTGCGTGAGCTGCCGTCGGTCGTCTCGGCCGAGCTCGCCTGAGGCGTTTGCCGGGGCCCGCGGCGGGTAGCCCGGCGCCATGACGGACGTCCACGCCCGGCCCCGGCGGAGCACCGCCCGGGCCGCCGCCCTGCTGTTCGGTGCCGCGTTCCTGCTCGTCGGCGTGCTGGGGTTCGTCCCCGGCATCACCGTGGACTACGACGCGCTGAAGTTCGCCGGCCACGAGTCGGGCGCGCAGCTGTTCGGCGTGTTCACCGTGTCGGTGCTGCACAACCTCGTCCACCTGCTGTTCGGCGTGCTCGGCGTCCTCGCCTCCCGCGCCAACGGGAGTTCGCGGGCCTTCCTGATGATCGGCGGCGGGATCTACGTGCTGCTGTGGGTGTTCGGCCTCGCGATGGACCACGACAGCCCGGCCAACTTCATCCCGCTCGACAACGCCGCCGACTGGCTGCACCTCGGTCTCGGCGTGGCGATGATCGCCGCGGGGGTCGCCACCGCGGCGGCCGACCGGGCCCGCGGCCAGTACCCCGAGCCGGAGAAGCAGGGC belongs to Amycolatopsis tolypomycina and includes:
- a CDS encoding roadblock/LC7 domain-containing protein, whose product is MITRQEGTEVAERSRNWLVSAFTQEVPGVAHAALVSADGLLVAANETLPRDRADQLSAIASGLSSLALGTADLFTAGRVVQSVIEMEQGFLLLMNVGDGSNLVVLANPGCDIGLVGYEMTLLVDRVGKVVETPARPAAAPGAAR
- a CDS encoding DUF4383 domain-containing protein, which translates into the protein MTDVHARPRRSTARAAALLFGAAFLLVGVLGFVPGITVDYDALKFAGHESGAQLFGVFTVSVLHNLVHLLFGVLGVLASRANGSSRAFLMIGGGIYVLLWVFGLAMDHDSPANFIPLDNAADWLHLGLGVAMIAAGVATAAADRARGQYPEPEKQGH
- a CDS encoding ArsR/SmtB family transcription factor; amino-acid sequence: MLKVHFTEADLAKITIAEDADPMWELLMSSYRIRRPEGEPFFGRWRRGSRSAVPQSGRLLMSAVPPYGYCPDFLTPAGARTIGEGVSAVLETPADSLAGDVAELTAQGTHVPAWLRRVGDGEPAELRRLGTALHDYYRQCVAPDWPAVRRAVARDRHRLQANLDRGGPQLLLSTLHPDVTWSPPVLRVRFPIEQELHLKGRGLRLIPAFFAHGMPTTFKDPARPPALVYSISHPRFDSDAEPGPSLAALLGHTRARVLVTIATTRCNTSELAELTGISPATASQHASVLRASGLISSNRSGKSQIHEITPLGLGIIRAS
- a CDS encoding DUF742 domain-containing protein, with the translated sequence MTEGRRREGGRHAASLARPYAWTAGRTRPTVDLAVEALVETTAEGRTAPYSPTNPLAVITQLCLHQRSVAEVGAHLGVPLGVARVLIGDLLIAGQVSIRDTLTADASWDERNDLLERVLSGLRAL
- a CDS encoding MHYT domain-containing protein, whose product is MNHEDFAMGNWLVVLAYLTSVVGCALGLACTLQARSTDSPRARLTWLVLAAVSIGGVGIWVMHFIAMLGFSTPGLPVRYDILRTALSAILSVVAVFCGLLVFGVRNRFAWKRLLLGGLLTGLAVAVMHYTGMWAVQVKGTIGYDPTLVVLSVVIAVVAATAALWFTVGLDKLLPRLAAGLVMGAAVTGMHYTGMAAVRVHLDAEAPDPSGTEVFSFLFPVFVLAALAMAVPICAVLMATSSSEAPRHTTVVS
- a CDS encoding PaaI family thioesterase yields the protein MSENPFPVVDGVPPGRALLGARIRELIEAAVCVRDDEADLAAAARRVEAVTEALRAGGHRSPLLLAALDGGGHLSINNPLEGPGNPLAPPLSWAHIGPESVRADVLLGAAHEGPPGRVHGGWVAAVLDHVLGRATAAAGFPGMTASLTVDYHHGTPYAVPLTAEGRLVRRDGRKLHATGELKAGDVVCATATAILVHFSADQFPVATRAMPSTVD
- a CDS encoding HAMP domain-containing sensor histidine kinase, with amino-acid sequence MKEDEPLSRRSIASWNPGSWRLRTKISVVLLLPVLVALLLAGGRVQAELARAGGLSAVRDQMPVVQGISELAGLADDEMIHGGGAAQTEAVDEKAAAVRHDAAFSQLNAELSRSLEDQLGKLADLRQQTGSPPVKTAAYHDFTVGLSEVIDGVVEQAGNGDLDALAAAAESLVQLRTSLAGQEALAGRPDDASAGAAERAAAEETVLTGQIRRALPAGAAAARFAAATSPGAGGAEAKRAMLGTILAEQVKTLSDAVGAQTNTARSDALRDAALVLAALLGALAIALAVARSVVAPIRRLHAAALDTARRRLPDTIERIREGDDVDWRTTAPIPVDSEEEIGQLARAFDDMHRQAVRLAVGEQAEMRIQVSEMFMTLSRRSQSLVELQLSVIEDLEADEQDPQRLAELFQIDHIATRLRRNGENLQVLAGGRPVRRDVGPVATVELLRAATSEVKDYQRVSLGNAPRGSVQAEAAADVVHILAELLENAIRSSPPDEQVVLTADRGFDGGLLIEVVDVGLGMTREDLDAANARLAAGASVSPETTRRMGLFVVSRLAASHGITVRLRPTTTRTASAGITASVHVPGVLILVDLPPRTAPPTPGVNGAVVNGAVVNGAVVNGASFTGSANGAVVNGAVNGSSNGTARHELEPRWPAEEPPPVADPPTPIFDQMLSHWFAEAPATPARPGGWATPADQVRQAAEAAVGTLDDLADIEFTDSGLPARTPGAQLAPGSVTPRPQQPPDTSFRDPAAVRNNLSRHYSGMRAARHRVAGEPEAEQR
- a CDS encoding GTP-binding protein gives rise to the protein MAGGFGAGKTTFVGAVSEIDPLRTEALMTSAAVGVDRTEAVPGKFATTVAMDFGRLTLAEDLVLYVFGTPGQHRFWFMWDDLVCGAVAAIVLVDTRRLADSFASIDFFESRGLPFLVAINQFQDTRQHGPEQVREALKIPAAVEVVTCDARSPESTKRTLIAAAEHALAEHHAPRSRKA